Proteins from one Natrinema salinisoli genomic window:
- a CDS encoding CBS domain-containing protein, whose protein sequence is MEDIFVARVMSTSLHTVAPDTLVETAGQVMLDNEIGSVVVTDDDNQLQGILTTTDFVRIVAEQKPKDQTPVSKYMSADVVTASAQDSIRDVADLMVERGFHHVPVVDEDEGVIGMVTTSDLASYLSNEETPSPE, encoded by the coding sequence ATGGAAGACATTTTCGTGGCTCGAGTCATGTCCACGTCGCTGCACACGGTGGCGCCGGACACGCTCGTCGAGACGGCAGGACAGGTAATGCTCGACAACGAGATCGGCTCGGTCGTCGTCACCGACGACGACAACCAGCTGCAGGGAATCCTGACGACGACGGACTTCGTCCGGATCGTCGCCGAACAGAAGCCGAAAGACCAGACGCCGGTTTCGAAGTACATGAGCGCCGACGTCGTGACGGCCTCGGCACAGGACAGCATTCGCGACGTCGCGGACCTGATGGTCGAGCGCGGCTTCCATCACGTTCCGGTCGTCGACGAGGACGAAGGCGTCATCGGGATGGTGACGACGTCCGATCTGGCGTCGTACCTCTCGAACGAGGAGACGCCGTCACCGGAGTAA
- a CDS encoding MFS transporter — protein sequence MNWSYRNTVLVLCTCAFFVTVTARLVISPVVPDIGETFSVSTGAIGLALTGMWAAYALSQFPSGLLGDRFGERTIILTAIGGTAVASALLAASPTYVAFLLFAIVLGGAAGLHYSVATTLLTRLFDQTGRAIGIHVSGAPIAGLVAPILAALAADRYGWRAAIAVGTAVGVPIVVVFFLRTRPTEPRYPDRRMRDQIEPSLLSQLLTRPSVTYTTALCAMGAFTWQATASFLPTFLEVGYELPGTTAGLLFSLYFLVNGGVQPLIGALSDRYSRDAAAAITMSSGVIGFAVLVGGEELPAAVAGVVCVGIAMTWGAPLQSRFMDVLSDSERGLGFGLVRTVYMTLGATGSVAVGSAADLFGWAVAFGLLSGIMALSLVIIVTNTVLSLGY from the coding sequence GTGAACTGGTCGTACAGGAATACGGTTCTCGTTCTCTGTACCTGCGCGTTCTTCGTGACGGTGACCGCCCGACTGGTGATCAGCCCGGTCGTTCCCGACATCGGCGAGACGTTTTCGGTCAGTACCGGTGCGATCGGGCTGGCGCTGACGGGTATGTGGGCCGCCTACGCGCTCTCGCAGTTTCCGAGCGGGCTGCTCGGCGATCGGTTCGGCGAACGGACGATCATCCTGACCGCGATCGGCGGGACGGCCGTCGCGAGCGCCTTACTCGCGGCGTCCCCCACCTACGTCGCGTTCTTGCTCTTCGCGATCGTCCTCGGCGGGGCGGCCGGGCTTCACTACAGCGTCGCGACGACACTGCTCACCCGCCTGTTCGACCAAACGGGACGTGCGATCGGGATTCACGTCTCCGGCGCGCCGATCGCCGGCCTCGTCGCGCCGATACTCGCGGCCCTCGCCGCGGACCGGTACGGCTGGCGCGCGGCTATCGCCGTCGGGACGGCGGTCGGGGTTCCGATCGTCGTCGTCTTTTTCCTCCGAACCCGACCGACGGAGCCCCGCTACCCCGACCGGCGGATGCGAGACCAGATCGAACCCTCCCTCCTCTCCCAACTGCTGACCCGTCCCAGCGTGACCTACACGACCGCGCTCTGTGCGATGGGTGCGTTCACCTGGCAGGCGACGGCGTCGTTTCTCCCGACCTTCCTCGAGGTCGGCTACGAACTCCCGGGAACGACGGCCGGGCTCCTGTTCTCGCTGTACTTCCTCGTCAACGGGGGCGTCCAGCCGCTGATCGGCGCGCTGTCCGACCGCTACTCGCGCGACGCCGCCGCCGCGATCACGATGTCGTCGGGAGTGATCGGCTTCGCGGTGCTGGTCGGCGGTGAGGAGCTCCCGGCCGCCGTCGCCGGCGTCGTCTGCGTCGGCATCGCGATGACCTGGGGTGCACCGCTGCAGTCGCGGTTCATGGACGTCCTCTCCGACTCCGAGCGCGGCCTCGGCTTCGGGCTCGTCCGAACCGTCTACATGACCCTCGGCGCGACCGGCAGCGTCGCCGTCGGCTCGGCCGCCGATCTCTTCGGCTGGGCCGTTGCCTTCGGGCTGCTCTCGGGGATCATGGCGCTCTCGCTTGTGATCATCGTCACGAACACCGTCCTCTCGCTGGGTTACTGA